The genomic segment TTTAATCCTTATTGCCAAGTTTCCGGGTTATTTGGTGCTGGTGTTTCAATGGAGAGATAAAGGTGGGATTTGTAGCAAAGCCCAGGGGATGTGCTGTGGGTGTGACTTGTAGGGGCCTGGGACAGCAAATGGCCAGCACAGAAATTACTCTGATGGCATCAAGTTCCACAGTCCTACCCTTGCATCTGTAGGAAAATTCTTTGGGATGAATCACTGAGGCTCTGTTCACCAATTACAGTGCATCCCCAAATAATCACTGTAAGTGTGTTTGAATGGAACTTCCAAGTGCAGGAATAATTTGTGCCTAAATTAGGTAATCTATTGAATACTCAATGTATACTCTTAACTTGCTATagtttataatatttatattagcCATTCATATTTATTCTGCATAGATACTGTCATTTAAACATCTGCCACGAAGTTACAATATGATGATTCAGGCTTGCATACATTaacaagagaaatattttgtatctGTTTATTCTTAATGAGAACTCATGTAGAGGCAATCTCCCTCTAACTCTCCACATTCTCCACttgcagctgcctgcacagagctgtggatGGAGTCTTCAGACACAGAGCAAGCAGTGAGTGGAACAGTTTCTATTGTACTTGTtgaaatcacagagaaaaacGTTTCCTGAAGCTTTGCATTGCTGAAGTTTGGGTCTGCCTTTGAAGTTCTCCTCAATAGTGATACATTCCCTGCCAGGTTACATGATAAAGATTATCCTTTTCTGAGGCTCTCTCGAGGGGAGAAAAGCTTCTTCATACAGGTTCCCATGCCCTCAGAGTGGCACTGCTGATGTGGAAGTGTTGCCTACTGCTGAATTCTCCACTGGCATCACACTGAAGCATCAAGTTTGTCCATCTCAAGGGAGAGTTGTAGTTTAAGTTCTTGTTTCTGAGCTCCAGCAAATAAATGTTAAAGCTTTAAAGGAAACAAGTACAGCCAAACTGTTGAGTATTCAACACTAAAGTCCCTGTTACCTGAGATAATTGTGGTTGGCCTCTTGGTTATGTATACACAGAGTGAGCTCTACCCAGTTCTCAAATTAGCTCTCCTCAAGTAATCACAGCAATAATTTTAGCTTGGGGACTTCTAATCCAAGTGCTTCCCTTCATAGCAAAAAATTTGGGGTATTGGTGTGACTTTTTTAGAAGTGACAATATTTGAAACTGGCTGCTGGGTCACAGTAACCTCTTATATCTGACATCAAAAGCAgatttacttttcctttcagaaactTCTTCCACAAAGCTTTTCTGGTTTCTTTACCTTAACACTTCAACTTTTACTGGAGCACTGCACAGCGACATGTAGCTTAATTTGCTGCAATGCTAAACAAGGAGAAACATGACAGACAGGAACAGCTCCTGTCctaaaaaaaaggccaaaataTGTATTGGCTTACAGTCAAATAATCCAACTTTTGAAGCAGTTACATCAGCACAAGAAAGGTTGTAGCAGTTCTGTGTACagtaatgtttattttaaaaattaaattaggaaaaaaagaaaaccaaacaactcATGGCCCAAATTCTGTCCTTATTTAGGAAGGAGGAATAGTATTCAGTTGAACGAATTAAGGGTTCTGCAAGTACAAAGAACATTTATATAAAAtggatatttctttttaacattaAGCATCTGTAACATACCTGATTGTTCAGAATCCTCCTGACTCTCTGTGCTACTGAATGAAATTGTGTTTCTCTTCCCTGCATTGgtctttcttctctgtctttttcaCTGAGCCATGATTTCTGTAGAATAGAGATGGCCTAAACTTGTCACTGTGTTCTCATCAATGTCCCCATAGATGAAATCACAATTTCATGCTCTTTGTTAGACTACACAAAACATTCTAGAACAGTGCCATGTTCAGCATGCCCCTAAATGGACAGATCTGCTGTTTCAAAAGCACCACatcataaaaagaaacagaaaaatgaaaatcccAAGCAGTACTGGCTGGCTTCGGCCACTTTCCTTCACTTATTAAACTCTGATGTGACACAGGAGTtagcttgctttttttcttcctgtcactcccccatcccactgagGGGGAAGTGAACAAGCATCAGTGTAAGTGCTTGGCTGCTGGCCAGGGTTCACCCACCACAACTGCAGAGggcagttttatttaaaatcaatatCCTTTAATCAGTTCCACTTGATAAATGCAACTTGATTAATTTATCTCCATGAAATGGCCTCAGTCATGTGGACCAGGTTGCAGTGGTAGGGAAAGAGACTCACCTCCTTCTGTCCTGCATTCTTCTGCAAAACTGCCAACACTGCTTGTCACGAGCATCCGAACAGGAACATCGGGATGAGGGCTGGGAAGTGCTTTGGCTCTGCCCTGTAGACCTTTTGCCTCTAAAGCTGCCTCTGTAGTTAGACAGTCCATATGGAACAGTCCTCCTGTTGTGACAATCACATGTATTGTGCATTTTAGGAACCAATTAAAATTATGTTCcatctcttttctattttagtGAAGAGATCTGTTGATGGAAAGCAATAAATAGTGGCAGAAAAATCAAACCCTATGCTAATGCAAATTCTCCCTGTACCAGATCATAGCTTCTGCTCCACCAACTCAGGCTTTCACCAAGTTATAAATAACCAGACAGTCAGCTCTACTGGAAGGACTAAATGGCAGCTACACTATCAAAGAAAATTTTGGAGTACCTAAGAGATGATGCAAATACATCCCCAGGTTATTATTTTACTCCTTATTCCTGTGTTGTGCTGGTTTCCCCACCCAATGCACAAAATCTGTTACATTCAGTGCCTTGGCTGATCTGAAAtgacagaggagctgtgctgatTTCACCAGATCAGTAACGTTGTGTAGTTGTCATATAGTTCATGGCTCTGAGCCTGATTTGCTATTAATTTTCTCACTGAGAAACTGAGGAAACTGCCAGCAGGATTCATTTACTGCATCATGTTTGGAACATGACCCCTGGAGTTACAAATGCAAGAAGCTCCCAGATAATCCTCCTTGTATGGTTCTACCTTTCTGTGAGAgatcctgctctgtgctgcagcacaccAAGAAACAGGAGGTACCTCTCTTTATTTCCCTGCATGATTGGCTCTTTAATGGGTTATAGTCAATATTATTATCAGAAAAGGACATGGTTCATCACTGCCTGCTAACATCCCCAAAAAGAGTTGGATAGTTTGGATTGGTGTCAGAAATTACTCTCCTCCAAGCTCTTAAAGAATCTCAGACAACAGCAGCTGTACTGCCCATGAAACTTCTAGAGACTCATTAAAGTTCCTGAGGACTTGAGGGGTAGGCTAAGCAAGCCACAAATCCACAAACACTAAAAATCTGAAGAGAATCTCATGTTCAAAAgcaagaaagaggaggagaggagtggaaaaaaaaaagaaagaaagaaaaaaaaaaggcagggaagAGGAAGTCAGAGTCAATCTAGAAAGGTTACAGAAAGGTTACAGAACAAAGCTTGAATAATGAGTCTGGAACCACTACCTTCACATAGCTCTGcttctttcatttgctttcataAAAACATCATTAGGCTGCTAATGGGAAAGCtgcaaattttccattttcccacaCACATGGTGGGCTGAAAGGTTcagaaacattattttcctAATCTCTGCAATAATTTTTGATGCAACATCAGTACAGTTGATGCAAATCGCTTCTTCAAGCCTCTGCACTCGTAGTACATTTGTAACAGTGCACCTTGTCTTTCACAGCCTGAACCTGACAGAGCCAGGTTGATCATAAAATCAtcctgagagagagagaaaatcacAAGCAATAATTCTGTGTTCAGAGCCCAGGGGATGGGTTTTCTCCAGCAGATCCTGGTCTGCCTCCATGCAGAAAATGTTCCTTATTTTCACCACTTTACTCCTatgccaggacacagggagagaTCAAGAATACCCATATTTGTCTTAAAAGACTTTAGGACTTGATTTTGGCCTCTCTTCTCAAACCATCatttaaaaagccttttgttGTCTTTAGGATTAGGAGCACGTCCCATTTTATAATTTAGGAGTATTAATGCTTCTATACTGACATCTGCTTTACAATAATGAATGTGGAATGGCTAATGTAGGGAACTTCTGACATAAATAATTGCTCCATGCTTGTAGTTTTTTACACATTCATGTATTTTACAAAGTAAGAATTGGTAttcagaggcaggagcaggggaaagttcttttatttttaacagtggCAAATCCTCTGCGAAAACTGTCTGGTAAAGCCCTGTTATTCAACTTCCTGCTCTGAGACTGAAATGGAAAGAtgaattttgtgtgttttagaCAAATGTGAGAGCCCTGTTTAATGACAGATAGTTTGCCAGGGCATAAAGAAGCTTCTTGCAGCTTTTGCAGATGTCATCCTACATTTTGCTAATGAGACATAAAACACTGTAATATGTTATTCTCATTATTTAAAGTGGTTCCTTGTTCAAGAGTTCACTCTTTCAAAATACGATACTGGGCTTTTTTACTCTAATTCTCTAAACCAAAAGCTCTGTGGGACTGAGTCACAGCTTGCCCTGAGTCAGAGGCTCTGCCTGAATAgccagagagaaagaagggcATGAGTTTTATTCTTAATTGCTGCAATTGGCAAATTAATGGACCAACCAGAATTGTCATCAGCTTTCAATTTTACCTTAATCCATCACTGTGTGAACTACAGTGATTGAGGAAGGGGCCCATTACCAATCTGCTGCCTTTCCTAAGAGACAGTAAAttccagcaggcagggaggagtgGAGAATATAATTATAATTACAAGTGATAAGGGCCATGAATCACAGCCTTAAGCAAAGGAGGAAATTGGTATTTTAGATACTGCTTGTGATCTTTCTAATGAAGTAAATTTTGCTTCATAGCTTAGAAAATGTATTCAAGGCTACTTCGTTCTCAGTGGACCAGAAACGTGCCAATGCAATGACATTTTCAGGTGTTTCAAGtttcaaaggttttttttaactagaaTGTCCAAGTGAAGTTTTTTCTGTAAGGTAATGTGCAGATTTGCCAGAGACAGAAATACAACAATAATCCAAATATGCCTGGTTTTGGTTTCTAATGCAAAAGTTCAAACCCAAACCTGACATACCTCCAAAGCAGTCCTAAGTCTTTTCAACAATAATCACAAAAAGCTTGATGAATTGAATATACACAGGGCACTTTTCAGTGCAGATGAGGATCAGCTGGAGTAGGGCAGAGGCAGAACTGGGAGGATCCAGACCTACCAGTTCTTTCCACTATGTTCCTTGGGGTTATGGTCCAGTCCCTGGCCAAAGTATTGGCTAAGCCATTTACTAATTTTTTGGAAATTTCTCTGCAGCATCCAcaggtttttaattaattcttttttattttaaggtttgCATTTCACAAGAAAATTTGAATTCCTGACCTTTAACTCAGTATGCAGCATTTCTTCCTTTAGGAGAATAAAGTTCTCCTGAAGTAAACTAACGTGAGTTTAAGGCGCATTTACAGCTAAGGTGTGCTCTGAGTCCTTTATGCCTTTCTTCTCTACCAAATGGAAAATAAGCAAACCTATATATTTCTGAATCAGCTTTCCAATGTACTACTTTGAACTGGTGTCTGATTGGCAACATCCAAATCTGTGATTTCTGAGGAATTACACTATTTTGGGAGGTTCACTATGATTACTTGAGCCAGCCAATGGGTGCACAAAGGTCTGCATGCTCAGTTCTTAGACGTTTTCTGACAAAGAGAAGGTCTGAGTTAAAGGAAATAGTTGCTTCTTCAGTACAAGCTGTTTGTTCTTTACTCTGtatgcaaaaaaatcccaaaacaaaacaaaaataccccaacaaAACTAGTACAACTCTCCAGTACTTGCAATTATTCCATGTGTTGTAATTGTGGTTAGTCACTGCAACAGATAATTAACTGAAGATAATCTCGTGTAtaacagagcagcacagaactAATCAAAGCACAGTGTGTTCTTGTCAGATTGGATATCAGAGGCTGAAATAATCTAGATTATTTGTGTACTTTGTGTCCACAAAGCACAATCAGAAAAGCTCTCCCCCTGAGAGCCAGCTAGCTCATAGAGCAAGGTTTTGCCATTCAATTAACAGAAATAGGcatttgttttttgaaaaaaaaaaaaaaaaaagacaagaattaCCAAGTAATTAGTACCAAGTGACTTTTTCACTGAACAGCCATTCtaaaacagtgaaaattttCCACAGAAGAAAACTGCCTGTTGAAGGATTAATACCTTCAGGTTAAATTGGGAAGCAAGATTTGCCTGAGTCCC from the Sylvia atricapilla isolate bSylAtr1 chromosome 16, bSylAtr1.pri, whole genome shotgun sequence genome contains:
- the EDN3 gene encoding endothelin-3 isoform X2, with the translated sequence MELGLLFLFGLTITSTAGSALPRPRSTLPAAGPGHRERDESGAAAAAGGRAGRADGGALRHRARRCTCYTYKDKECVYYCHLDIIWINTPERTVPYGLSNYRGSFRGKRSTGQSQSTSQPSSRCSCSDARDKQCWQFCRRMQDRRSFNIYLLELRNKNLNYNSPLRWTNLMLQCDASGEFSSRQHFHISSATLRAWEPV